gaacaagaacGCCTTCGCCGCGAACGCGAAGAGCGCATGGCGCTGAAGCGCAAGgcagacgatgaagaagccGAACGGCGACGCGAACGAGAACTGAAGAAACAGAAACTAGCAGAGGAGTCACgcaagaagagagaagaagaggaggtagTTAAGGAACGAGAACGGAGGAAGAAGCTCGGTCTGCCAGAGTTACCACCGCCTGGCAGTGGAAGCGACAAGGAGGGGACACCGGGCGAGGGCGAAAAAGAGGATGATATCTCGGATGAAGAACTTGCGCAAAAATTCCGCGAGCTAGAAGAGCCTGTATGTTTGTTTGGAGAATCGCATAACACCCGTCTACGACGATACCGTCGCCTCGTGCAGCGCGCTCTCACACCAAAACCGAAACTGTCCAATGGCCCTATTCCTACGACGCTGGAGCTGGTTCCTGAAGTCGAAATGAAAATCTCCCAGACCATTCCCAAAGATAACGAGGGCCGGAAGTTCCTGTTCCGACAACTTGCGTCGTATTTCAACATGGTGCTTTCGGAGTGGGAGCTTGCTTTAGCGAAGCGGGATCTGGCTGTCAGGCAGAGCCTCCAGGGTCGACAGGCGTACAATGCCATGGCACAGTCGAGGGATAACCTGAAACCACTGTTTAAGAAGCTAGAGAAATATGATGTGGACGATAAGATGTTGGAACCTATTCTGGAGATCGTCCACAAGGCGCAGCAAAGGAGATACGTCGATGCTAATGATGCTTACTTGCGGTTGAGTATTGGAAAGGCGTAAGTTCCCTACCTCTATGCCTTGAAGCAGATTCTGACTATTCCGATAAACAGTGCATGGCCGATTGGTGTTACCATGGTTGGTATCCACGAGCGATCCGCACGAGA
This Aspergillus chevalieri M1 DNA, chromosome 3, nearly complete sequence DNA region includes the following protein-coding sequences:
- the PRP18 gene encoding mRNA splicing protein PRP18 (BUSCO:EOG0926420U;~COG:A;~EggNog:ENOG410PK4K;~InterPro:IPR014906,IPR036285,IPR004098,IPR039979;~PFAM:PF02840,PF08799;~go_component: GO:0005681 - spliceosomal complex [Evidence IEA];~go_process: GO:0008380 - RNA splicing [Evidence IEA]); the encoded protein is MDFAALMSKEIGKAKGTDSSQKAKEQQPAKKYIRRGEEEAARIAAYNEEQERLRREREERMALKRKADDEEAERRRERELKKQKLAEESRKKREEEEVVKERERRKKLGLPELPPPGSGSDKEGTPGEGEKEDDISDEELAQKFRELEEPVCLFGESHNTRLRRYRRLVQRALTPKPKLSNGPIPTTLELVPEVEMKISQTIPKDNEGRKFLFRQLASYFNMVLSEWELALAKRDLAVRQSLQGRQAYNAMAQSRDNLKPLFKKLEKYDVDDKMLEPILEIVHKAQQRRYVDANDAYLRLSIGKAAWPIGVTMVGIHERSAREKLHQSDQQAHILSDEVTRKYLQSIKRCLSFAQVRWPPDDQLQIMG